One genomic segment of Mobula hypostoma chromosome 2, sMobHyp1.1, whole genome shotgun sequence includes these proteins:
- the LOC134342889 gene encoding RNA-binding protein 38-like isoform X2 has product MPEAFPSQFSVCRSRSAELLVSTLHIVPSGRGGCPAVILPLRWASAWRRPTFGTEPAAERTYCPPAGQATPCENASPRQARGARGGFSPLQWSSGEAGPRARGRARTKSSASAAGGRRVLSGVCLHGQPAVPRHQPPSPAPGSMHTLQKDTTFTKIFVGGLPYHTTDASLRRYFEVFGDIEEAVVITDRQTGKSRGYGFVTMADRISAERACKDPNPIIDGRKANVNLAYLGAKPRAVQTGLALGVQQIHPALIQRPLGCC; this is encoded by the exons ATGCCGGAGGCCTTTCCCTCACAATTTTCTGTGTGTCGCTCAagatctgcagaattgcttgtgtcTACGCTGCACATTGTCCCAAGTGGCAGGGGCGGGTGCCCCGCAGTTATTCTGCCTCTGCGCTGGGCTTCAGCCTGGAGACGCCCTACTTTTGGCACGGAGCCTGCGGCCGAGCGAACGTACTGTCCGCCCGCAGGCCAGGCCACGCCGTGCGAGAACGCCAGTCCCCGCCAGGCCCGCGGAGCGAGGGGCGGGTTCAGCCCGCTCCAATGGAGCAGCGGCGAGGCGGGGCCCAGGGCCCGGGGGCGGGCTCGTACTAAAAGCAGCGCGTCCGCGGCGGGCGGCAGGCGAGTGCTGTCTGGTGTGTGTCTGCATGGACAGCCCGCTGTCCCCCGTCACCAGCCGCCCTCTCCAGCCCCTGGCAGCATGCACACCCTGCAGAAGGACACTACCTTCACCAAGATCTTCGTGGGCGGCTTGCCCTACCACACGACCGACGCGTCCTTGCGGAGATACTTCGAGGTGTTCGGGGACATCGAGGAGGCGGTGGTGATCACTGACCGGCAGACCGGCAAATCCCGCGGATACGGCTTC GTCACCATGGCGGACAGAATCTCCGCAGAACGGGCCTGTAAGGATCCCAACCCCATCATCGATGGCAGAAAAGCCAATGTCAATCTGGCCTATCTAGGGGCGAAGCCGAGAGCTGTTCAAACTG GGCTTGCTCTGGGTGTCCAACAGATCCACCCAGCTCTGATCCAGCGACCCCTCGG ttgttGTTGA